CATTTCCAACAGTTCAAGAGGTCCAATTTGCACTTCTGAGCGGGGCGCTAAGCCAACGGAAATGCCGTCTCACACTCCCAGACAGTAGACTCGGATCAACACTCTCCGCCCTCAACATTTGTCACACCAACGCACGCAATAGCTGATAACCTACAAACGTCACAAATTTTGTGACAGCTTTCACCAAACGCCATAATGCCGGATCCATAAATCTTTCTCTTCTCTTTATTATAATTTCATTTGTTCTGGGACGGCTCGTGGCGGATTCTCCTCAGACGTCCACGTCGTCGGATATTATTGCTCTAAGGTCGGGCCACTTTCACTACACTGAAGATAAGAATTACACCAAAAAGTGTAGAATCCAACCATTTTCGCACAAGACCACGCCTGAACCATCGCGCCGTGTAAACAGCCAGGAACACATTGGCTGGATTCTGGGCAGAAACGCATccaatgtgtaaattttgattCGGCAGTAGCCCCCTGGTGGCAAAAATGGCAAGCTCTTGGCTAGCGGGAATATTGTGCTGCCACCTATTGGTGAAGCAGCCAAAAGAAAAGTTTACACATTGGATGGCTTTTTGAGCAAAAGCCAGCACAATGTGTAGAATCGACACATCGACTTCAAAACAACGCGGTGTACACATTGAATGTGTCGGATTGACACATTTTGGTCGTAATTTTTATCTTCAGTGTATATATACGTAGAGTGACATATTGCATTGTAGTTGATGACAACCGCCCAGGAGCACTTTTCTGCGCGCCCATTTTCTTCCGACTCCAGGAGGTGTCAGATTTGTCACCTTATTTTGGGAAGGGGGAGGGAAAATTCGCCACGGTTgcccttttttattgttttggtgtgtacaattggagcctaacatttcaaaagggcacaaaacttttgtaaacaatagtatatccctttcactcaaatgacagttcgcataaggtgtgaaagggatacactcttgtttacaaaagttttgtgccctaatgaaatggaaagcacgaatTGGTCCTGGCGACACGGGTATGTGACCCTGTTTGCGCCAATTTCTTACCCAAAGTTGGCCACTTTCGCTAGACAATAATAGATGACGCCACCCTAGTTATCTGTCTTGATGTTGACTAACTTTGGGGTGGACTAAATTGCGTTCAGCTTTTGCGGTGActtttgtcttgtttttttttctgtttgtgtgCCCCTTCTAGGGTCCATAAATCTTTATCTTTTTAGGAGAGATGTTTAGTGCGTCCTTTTTTCAGCGATACCGTATTCTCTGATTGGGTGCAAAGATTTTTGCAATTGGCTGGTGTCATAATGTTATATTATGTTatgtttttctatattttgatatttttaaaggaaatattgTTTAAGCCAGATGCcgaaaatattcaataattgcacaaaaacaaaataattaagcttaaaaaaaaatcaaatggatttattaaacatttagtttcagtttttttttatatttgtggaTTGATGTAATGGAAATTCatcaaatcattgaaaaaatactaaCATGCTATCTCATATTCACAACAAGCACTTCACATTTTATttgtagattttcaaaaatccttgaatatttaaatgtttatgtGTGTGATGCATGTGATAAAAGAAAAATCATTAAAGTGTTTATCTCGAAAATTccgcatttaatttaaaaaaagtaaagtaaaaaaagccctttcaaaaatttgacaCTGTCATCCGTTTTATAAGCAATAGCAATATaaattaattgtaattttaatagtttaatacTTTCATATGTGTCCATTTCAAGATATGTTTTGGAAATGCTGATTCAAATTCCtttattttgttattgatttgaaATGGATCAATGCGTCGCCGAAGTACAgctttgtataaaaaaatcattaatttgaaCAAATGGTTTCTAGGCAACTTTCTTctcattttcaatgtaaaaagcGAAACTTTGGCACACTTTCCAGTCCTTCTGatgcaaaatataaaatataaaaattaaaaatcgagGATCTCTTCTTATACCAATTTGGACTTTTTCACGTATAAAAACTCACTTTTATTTCGGTCTCTGTaacttttatcaattttgtttagctgaaaatattttaaattagaaaattcagatatgacttaaattttaaataattatataaATTCGGATAAATACGACGGATGctgaacatattaaaaaatttctcaaaatcagtCAAGAATTTATGGagcaataaatatattttttcataaacttaaaattttgaagaatgacgaattgaaaatgatttaatttatatttttacactttttaaattttgcatgtGTTTTAAtcataattcatttatttcagttttaaaataatataacgTATACagcattttaaactattttaatattttactaattaatgttttaaaactttttttcatattgcacaacaacgcaaaaagtttttttgttgtaaaggATGTTCGCATCCAAATTTCGTTGattaaattttatcatgtctcattgattttttatattttggtgttgaggaaattaaactttaaaaattgcaacgaccattgaaattttaatgttatttattattaaaaaaaattaaatcaaggtATTTGATTGCAATCGTCAttaaaaataagtcaaataaacacatttttgaaagttatctttgtttttcattcttaaaatcaagatatttttatcttatttgcaacactagttcttttatttatttacttttaaaGAACCCAgtcaacaaaaatattgaaaaaaatgtgtttactttttcaacttttatcaattaTTAGTTCCgacccgccactgcttcagaaaaatcagatctggcccgcaaggCCAAAAGGTTGTGCACCCTTGCTATAGATAGATGtgtcaaaaaacataaaaaaatgaattttcaactaaattgtATGCAATAAGcttggtcggggcaaaatgcaccgctgtgatgctccttttaaaaaacagtggtgtcatctagtggtgactagtgaaaactgctttcacccggtgcattttgccccgttgttgtggtgcatattgccccgcatgattGGTCggaatgaatcaaaaatatttttagaaatttgctatatttaaacaattttgaagtttttcaacacttttttcacatgggcgatgaagaataatagttgttttagaacatctaaCAACATTCTTCCACAGAAATGCTGTTATgcttgagaaatcacagtttttcctTAGGGGATGCATATTACCTGAAACTGCTCAAAATGGCTCTCTGTATCcagaacaaataaaataaattttaaattcacctTGCTCGACAGAATCTCGAAGCATGCATCCGTTTAATACCAGCTCAATTTCTCATTAATTCAATAATCCTCGTAATGAGATTACAGAAAAACATCTCTGCTGTCGCAATGACAGATAAACCCACGAGTTAAATTCGATCTGAATGAATATATTTCGCTTCTGACTGTTTGCTATCAGGTTCAGTTTATACCCAGAGTTCGTTCATTTAGAATCGATTGTCGTTTTAAaagaaatctcaaaaaaaaataaggagtCAAACCTTTCAAACAATACATTTCCCAAATAACTGTTGGCTCATCGGTATCACGCTGCCATCATTCAGTAAATTGTTTAGGATAATATCAAAATCCTCCAGAAGATGCGAGTGGCCACGGAAGAGTGGAGTAAAAGGATGATCCTTCACtttattttgcttgtttttatttaCCATTGAGCAAGCAAAGCTGAGAGCGAACTGGATGAATGGTTTACAATTTCGCATGACGGAGTTAGCAAAAATGGGCGAGATAAATAGAGGCTATAAGCGGGTTATTTTTCAGCCACGAGACAGCGATTTGAGCGATTGCTCGTGAAAGTAATAGACTTCACCGGAAGCAGCGATATAGAACCGGTATCGGTAAATCTCACCGAGGCAAACTCAGCTCCAAATGTTGTGGAATAAATCCACAACAAGCCTCCCACGAGACCAATTATGCTTCACATCCTGAGCTGTTACCTGTGAGGCAGAAGGACGGAAAACGTGACAGATTTAAGCTCAGGGTCGATTTACCCTTGAACTCGAGCGGGCAGAATTTTgatgtttcaatttttcaaaacacacGTTGAATGCTTTTGTTTCGAGTTTATCACCACGTTGCGCAGTTTAAAAGGGAAGGTGTTTTGGAAAACCTGTTTATGGGAAAAGTTTGTCAGTGGTGGTCAAGCttcaattctaaaataaaatacacAGCTAAACATTAAGCTGGAAAAGATTGCTAGAATTCTGTTACAAagtattgaatattttttaacggtgcacatcaaccagagcttttgtatccagatttttgttacagacatttaatTATCTTCAAaatacgggtactatcgaaatgtttttttattcaccccttaaagtactgtccacgaagtaatttaaaacaaagtttgattaattttacaatcccgtaaATGCAGGATtgagtccgtaagtttgacaattttggaataagaagacaacaacttccttcgttgctgtgcacccttaaatacaattttgatcacttttttaatttttaatcctacacaaaaaaaaagccaaattaTGCATGAATTTCACAACATTGGATTTGGGGAAAAccttacttttttaaatattttttttaagactatGAAGACCTGCTTCAATTGAAAttctaaacacaaaaaaatcaaaaatataatagAATTGAAAACCTCTGCTCGTGCAGTGAAATTACGAGAATGCCGGTGATGGTCCCTCAAAATGTCCTCCGGCACTGCCAGACGAGAACATTGGGATCCTCTTGCGTCCCCTTGTCACCAAACTCAGTCAGTGACCGAAAAAGTTGGGAGCAAAAATGTGCGTACAAATCCAAACCAATTAGAATTCAAAGGATGTTCGCTTGGTGGATGAttttattttgctgttttttccgGTAATCAGATTAAATTTAATCACATGCCAGACTATTGTCTGTGCAATATTTAGGAGTTCAttagtttacctaaaatttgtcaatttgaccTTTTTGATAACTCTTccctgaaataaaatttattacatttgcTTTAAGAAATATCAAATATCCATTCAATGTACTTCATGGCCATAACTATTTATGGCAACTTTTTGTAAGAGAATGATATCTGATATCTATTCAACCTCCACATACAATCTATGCTATCATAGTTTTACGTTCAGTTGAACCCGCAAAACTAAGCAAGTATAGTTAGgtattagggtgggtcatttttttcgaaagtgctcggatccggctgaaataaagtccatattgtagagggtacccatagggactctcataccaaatttgagctcatttggttgaaaactggcttgtcgctcgggggttaaagtttacatggaaattactatggaaaaCGCGTGCTTTagcttcaaacgctcctactagctaagcgacaaactttagtccacacttacactaggtagccgtgtcggggttggtccaaggaacatttttctctaagggttcatgttcatccgttcaaccctgagcttgcgcaaagccgaaacatccggcgacgccggaattcTTCGAAATCTCAGTTTTAACGGTCAACGCATGCTACAAACTATGACAGAAGCATCGTTTGATTGAATGGAAAAcgcgacgccaaacgtcaactcACTGTTTGGAAGCTGATGTGAGGGTTTGTCTTTTGGTTTGCGCTTTTCcaacaaagtgtttttttcttgaaaaataaaatggttttcaATAGGTAAGTTGAAAATAATCATGGTCTCCGAACCCGAGTTCGTCGTAGAGCGGGTCGTTGCGAAGAAAACCCGGCGCTAAAAGGTCCAGTTTCAGATCAAGTGGAAGCGTTGCGAGGATTCCGAAAACACCTGAGAACCGGAGAAAAATCTCAACTGCCAGGATCTTCTGGAGAAATCTGCACGCGAGGAGGGCGAGAAGCGGGTCAGCCACGACAAGCGAACATGGATCGGGTCGTAGAAGATGGGGGGCCCTCCGGTGATTCAGGCCAAACGAACGAAGGCCAAAAACGGATTCAAAAAGGTTACGTGGCGGAGAAGTTGGAAGTAGTGACCGAAGAGGAAGGCGAACGGACGTTCCTGGTTCGTTGGAAGGGAGTCGACGAGGTGGAACTGGTCCAGTCCAGGATGGTCCGCCTGCACGTTACGGCGCTGGTGATTTATTTCTATGAGAGCCGTATCATCAACGCGGCCAAGATAAGCGTGCAGTAGAAGTTTAAGTGATACAATGTTGATGATATTCATGAAACTAgcaaaataacttttattggtcttaaaaattaaaaaatataaaaaaaactatactttCTTAGTATGTTTCTTACAAGTAGAAATATTATCAACGTAAACCAATGCTAACCGCTTCATAAGGACAATAATTTCATGTCCTGTCCATCCCGATGGCTCTTCCGGTGAACATCTCGCCGACGATGCCGCTGGACCTGCCAGACGAACCCCAAGCCGGCTATTCCGCTGGCACTGTGCATCGAGCAACCGCTTCCCTCCACGAAGTCCAACCGTAACTACCTATGTCCTGCCATCCCGATGACTACTCCGGTGAACCCCTCGCCGTCGATTCCGCTGGCCATGTGGGACGATTAACTGTTTCCGTGCACGATGTCCTACCAcataaaagggttttttttattcagttatGTTTCTTGCATACTTTAATTCGAAAAATTCTCTATAGAAATAAGCATGAAAACAATTATgaataaattgttatttaataCAAAAAGTAAACACCACAATgatgaacctttttttttgcctttaaacagtgagttgacgtttggcgtcgcgTTTTCCATTCAATCAAACGATGCTTCTGTCATAGTTTGTAGCATGCGTTGACCGTTAAAACTGAGATTTCGAAgaattccggcgtcgccggatgtttcggctttgcgcaagctcagggttgaacggatgaccatgaacccttagagaaaaatgttccttggaccacccccgacacggctacctagtgtaagtgtggactaaagtttgttgcttagcttgtaggagcgtttgaagctAAAGCACGCGttttccatagtaatttccatgtaaactttaactcccgagcgacaagccagttttcaaccaaatgagctcaaatttggtatgagagtccctatgggtaccctctacaatatggactttatttcagccggatccgagcaatttcgaaaaaatgacccaccctattAGGTATCTAGGAGTAGACGAAACCCTTCCCCACCACGCAGGATTCACAAAAGATAAATAAACCGCCGACCGCCATAAATATTTCACAAACTTCAATCCCCAAGCAAGCATGCTGCGAATGTTCCCATTCAATAACACTCACCGCGAGTTGACAGCAGCATTTGAGGATAAGTTAAGTACATGTTGTGGGCGTGTGCTGGGGAGTGAAAAATACATTGTATGCTGGCTGAGAGTGTggtacattagggtgtaatatggttgtatggaaaaaaataaagttgttcaaatttcgtgagcacagcaacttttcagttccttttggggtccttaacaactccctaaagtttgggaacgattggttaagtccccacttagcgcaaagcgattcaatttcccatataaatttgaatgggaaaaaccatttttttggattttgatatttaaaaaatccacgtttcacgctatatcaaaacctgattcatattcggttgctctggaatgtgctctacaactttccccaagagagtATGTTGCTAACTtgttcctataaaaagatacagcgtgttcaaaactcgtctaaaacgtgtttttttgctcgaaaatcacgttttagacgagttttgaggacgctgtaactcctttcaggagcaagttagcaccatactctcttcgggaaagttgtagagcacattccagagcaaccgaatatgaatccggttttgatatagcgtgaaacgtggatttttttaaatatcaaaattcaaaaaaatgatttttcccatacaaatttatatgaaaaattgaaccgctttgcgcaatgtgaggactgaaccaatcgttctcaaactttgaggagttgtttaggaccccaaaaggaactgaaaaattactgtgctggaaaatcgaatttgttattacaccctagtggTACATGTTTACGCACGTGGTCATTGTCGTGTCCAAATTGGATAGATGATAACAAGAATACGTTTTTTGTACTTtgatatttgatttaaaatttattgattttttgggtTGTTTTCAAATGTACTTTACTGCCAATATTCGCGTAAATGTCCCAtacgcaaaaacagcaagctgagaaaaaagcAATGCAGGtctgtcccacacataaggctacgtgttaagctttcgcgaaaaaaactggatttcctcttgatttctagaacaaagcactggatgttataggttcgtttaaaagagcacacgattttgaaccaaactgcatcaataactcaaaagcgatgaaaatgcatatgggacatttaggCGATCAGGGGCACTTTAGCATTTTCAGttaataaatttattataattgTTTTTTACAGGCCTGTTCAATTAAAGCTTCTTTAATAACATTTTCTACTAAACTCGCGTAAAAAAAGCTGAACAAGAAAATAAGCAGATATGCTTCCatcaaaaatttggaaaataatttACTTAAACAGTGACAAACAGCACCGAATCCTTtacctgccaaacatatgagATTTCTTCGACCTTCTTAAgctaaagttaaaaaatgaggTAGGATTTTGGATTATGAGTCAATATGTATgaacactagggtgcccagaatatgggactttttctcaaaacctcgctccacaagctgaatattgttcattaagctattttaggactctgggccaaatatgagcaaaatcagtCAACATTTACACATTGATACTCGgcggtgaagtttgtatgggaaaaatcgaaaaatgtatgaaaaaccaaattttcttaCTGTTTGGTCTACACGgggcgctacttccatccaattattcccaaaagtgagattctcatttgaaatttaatgctctacaactttgtagaacacaccaaaactgtaaaactcgatcctgaaaagttattagcgatttaaaaatgtcatttttgtatgaaaaacatttttttcactaactttaggctcgggtatcaatgggttaacactcaaacgctcgggtagtcatttgacccctatttttttttcttaaaaatctcataacttttgatggaattgaccaatttggatgcttccagttgcaaaagatccagatttgtccatatttttaactgtcagatgggggacaaatgtggtccatttttaccggagatattccggattccgttggggtacctcgaccctcctatttgggtattt
This is a stretch of genomic DNA from Culex pipiens pallens isolate TS chromosome 1, TS_CPP_V2, whole genome shotgun sequence. It encodes these proteins:
- the LOC120429168 gene encoding heterochromatin protein 1-like, with product MDRVVEDGGPSGDSGQTNEGQKRIQKGYVAEKLEVVTEEEGERTFLVRWKGVDEVELVQSRMVRLHVTALVIYFYESRIINAAKISVQ